The genome window ACCCGCTCACAGTACGCCCTGGTACGTATGGAGACGGTGGCATTGAGATTACCTTTATCGTCAGTCAGCATTCTTCTCCAGGACCTGCAGCTAATTGCAGtttagaataaattattataaataacCGCCCTACCACCAGCTTCAAACATCATTTCCAAAGTCCGAACCGGCATGATAGCTAATGACGCTGCGGTTTCCGGTCGGCAGGTAGATAACCACATTCGGATCACCATTCGAGGCTCCGGATGGCATCGTGACGCTGGTGTTTTGGTACAGGTTTGCCATAGCCATTGCACTAACAGTGGAGGGGTTCCAACTGTTTGTGCAGCCCGGCACTCCCGTTTCGCCCACCTTAATATAAAGCTGTTGTTTCTGTACCAAATTGTTAAGCGAGGACATTTTCTTCCGCTGCTCTTGATGCAGTGCTGGCTGATTAGCATGTTCACCGGACGTTGACTCCTGCTTCAATGCGGTCCGCAAACTACTTACGAACGGTGTACGGGAGAGTTTAAAACGATTACTACTGGAGCCATTTCGCGGTACTCTCGTGCCTTGCGTTTTGTTAGACATCGGGGGAGTGGAGTCGTTGATTCGAACGCCATCGTTTCCGTTGCTGCTGTTACTACTTCCACTGCTTGCGCTACACGCACTACTGGCTGCACTGCTCTGCCCATTCGAACTTCCATTCTGACTTGGCACAAGGTGATGATAACCCCCGCCCGCGGATGCATTGCTCGCTGCCAGCATGGACATCGTATGAGACGCCAGTTTATTCTCGGTGATATTGATTTTCTCATTTGGATTCAAATATGACTCCGAGCAAGCGTTCCGAACATAGCCCGTACTTTCATGATCCGACGATGTCCGTGTCATCGAACCGCCTGAATAGGTATCGCCATTGTAATACATTTGACTTGCAGCTGCCGCTGATGGCAGCAGGTGATGCAGGTGACTATCATTACCAGTTACACTCCCCGGGGCAGTAATAAATCTCACATTTCCAATCAGGGTGGTTGTGGCATAAGGTGCTGGCGATCGCGTACCTCCCGAACTGTACTCGCTCGGAGCTCTGCTGCCGTTTAGCTGCGCCGAGAGATGGTTCATTCCATCGGATGTCGGGGGATTGAAGGACGACACCTCAGCGTAATCGCTGGGATAGTCTGTGTACTCGACATAGCTGTATGTAAAAATAGGTAAATGTCATAGTTACAATTTCGGACGCGGAAATAGCCATGGCCGCTGTTGAGTTTGAACTCCAACCAATAAATGAAGTCTTACCGAGTACGATTGTGATGTAGCATCGTATGTTGCTGCTCTAAGGGAAGCATAGAACTGGTACCTACCGGAGCGTAATCTTGAATATGGTCTTTACCTCTTCCCGTCGATTGATGGCCCCACACCATGCTGGATGGATCCATCCAAAGGCTATCATTTCGCGGTATCTTTACAACACCTCCTGCGGCGTGAGCTGAAAATACATTGGCGGCGAGATACTTGTTATTATTGGATTCATCGAAGAGCCTTTGAGTACACTATTCCCTCTCGAAACTTACCGCGTAAAGATGTAAGCGCCGACTGTTTCATCATCATATGTTTACGCTTTACAAACACCATTGCACCGAACGAAAGCATCATAAGTACCAGTATACAGCCCAGCACCGCGATAAACCAGGGCTGTGTAAGGATGTCATCCATGTTATTATGATTGATGGGATATCGATGGGATGTTTGATCTAGCTGCTTAGTGATTGGGTCGAGCCGCAGGGTTGCAGGATTGCTGAACGGTCCCATACCAGCAGAAGTAGCGGCTGCTACACTAACCGTGTACGTAACACCTTCGGTCAGGTTGGCAAGCAACAGTGTCGATGAGGTAGCCTCAATCGTGACATTGCTAAGAACCTTCGAGTAGTTTGTTCGTAAGTCAACTCCTCGTACGATAATGTTGTAAGTGCGCAGAATTCCTGGAAAAGATAAACCAGTTCTGTAAGTACTGACAGATGCTGGAAAGCATGAAATATTACCATTTTGTGCAGATGCTGTAGGAGGTTTCCATTTCAGGTACACTGCAGAGGAATTTAGCAACAGCGCTTCCATGCCAAACGGTGGTGCTGAGGGAGCTGTAATCAATTAATAATGGTAAAGTTCATACTTGTTACAACACaaagttaattaaaaaaaagtttaaacatACCATCTTCAAGAGTTCTTGCTATCTGATAGTTTGATGGTTTGCCTTCAACTGATTTGTAAAATGGCACTATAAAAAACTCGTACTCTGTATATTGCTCAAGTCCAGAAACGGAACAGGACGAGGCACCGGCATTCAAGACAGTCATCATTTTGTATGACTGTATACTAACCGAACGATTTGTGTTAAGGTTTCGCGAGTATATATAAAAACCTTCCACATACTTTCCATTGATAATCTAGAAATtagaaaaagggaaatattcacaatattttcattgttGACGTATTTAAACGGGTACATCTTACCTCCCAAACCAGCTTCATTGAAGTGGAATCGATAGCAGTCGCATTAACGAGCTCCACAACGTCTCCTGAGAGTAAACTAGCTCTTGCCTCACTCATATCAATTCCCATGCCAAAGTTATCGCTCTGCAAAGTTTATTCAAAGTAAGACAGTTTtataaaatggaaataaaaagaCCTGCAGCATTAATGGCTTACCGATCCAAGCAGAATAGGTTCCGATAGAGGACTTGGCAATGAAAGGCCGTGTGAATTTTCAGCACGAACTACGAAGTAATACGTTACTCCTGCACTTAGTCCAGTTTGTGTGTAGGTATTGTCTTGGATACGATTTGCAACCTGAAGCCACCCTTCCGTTTGGTTACGGCCAAACAGCTCCACGGTATAGCCGATCAAACTTGACGCTCCAATTTGGCTGCTTCTTACCCATGCGACAGTGACGGAACTTTCGGTAATATCCGTTACCTGCGCTTTGCCAGGTGGACCGGGGTACGTAGATATTTCTGGTGCACGGTAGAATTTTATATTCGGATTGGTTGGCACATCGATTCGCAGCAGTGCGCTCCATGTAGTTTTGCCCGACTTACTGCTAGCGACACACGTATACAACCCGCTGTCATCAATTTTGCTCAAATCTGCTATAGTCAGCGTGCCCGATTCAGTGATATTTATCTTTTCCGAGGCTAGCACCGGTATTCCATCTTTGTACCACGAGATCACTGGTGGCGGAATTCCGCTAGCTTTACATGGCAGGATGGCAACCGACTTAATAGGCAACGTTTGATTGCAGGGGCCTTGCAGAATTAATGGTGGTGGTCGATCATCTTGAAGATTTACACTCAACACAACACGCGTGCTTACACTGCCGACACTATTTACGGCACTGCACACGATCACTTTCCCGTTGTCCATGCGGCCAACTTGTGCTATGGAAAGCACACTGGTACCGTCCGCGTTTTGCGTTACCTCTAGGTTGTCCATCCGGCTACCCGGTAACAGGAGTGTGCGGTTGCCTTCCACCGACCAGAATAGCGTCGGGTGTGGGTGTCCAGTAGCCTGACATTCGAACAATGCTTCTGAAGTCGGTTCGATGAGTACATTTTTCGGGCGCACCAGGAAACTCGGAGGTGCTGCAGGGCAGGTGGaatgaaacagaaatgaaTATCGGAACGAGACCGAAAGTACTTTGATTGTGGTCGAATGAATTAACGATGCAACTGAACATATCTTGACTTACAATGCACCACCAATGTACCGGATGCGGTGATGGATCCGACAGCATTGTCCGCCTCGCAGCTGTATTCGCCCATATCTTCGATTGCGATGTCATCTATTCGTAAACTTCTGTCTTCAAGCACTCGTACTCGCTCTATTGGGAGAAACAACATGTGGATGGAGAGCAGACATGTGTGTTAGTGAGAGTAGTTTATCTTCGGCGAGGCGTATATTGCTTGCTATCAAGTACAACATATTCCGATTTATACAAGAGCCTCCAATCAATAGAAATTACAAtgtgatttatgctacataaGATAGCTTTATCCGGGTTTTAAGCCCGTCGCTTCAGGGAGCACAATATGCAAGACTGCTCCTTGCTGCAGTTTCCGTTCTTGGAAGATAAAATTTTCTGGGAAGGTAACAAGAAATCAGTTCTCTTAAATTTGACTTTCCAACTGTAGATAAAAAGTTGTTATTCTCTTCAATTATTGTACAAAAGTTGCGATATTATAGttgtttcaaatatttatttcaacCCTCGAATTTATGCTTACTGCTTTGTTCACAAACTCTACATCACTCTTGGCCATGCGCTTAGCACGCGTCAACAGATAACACACCAGAGACGTAGCATACGTAGTATtggtaattaatttatttcgaaCCGTCCCGATTGTATCAGGAAGACGTACAACATCGTACGGTTCACTGGGACTCCCCGATCTACAATTGCTTACAGCAGTTCGCACGTGACAACTTTATCCTGGTCCACGAATTTATGAGCCACAAACCGCACAACCCTTTTAAGGGATaaaagtcacacacacacacacacacacacacacacacacacacacacacacaaacacacacgtagTCATTTTCCTAGTTCTGGTGGTACTGCTGACCAAACGGTGTTTGTTCCATGATAAACAAGCTAATAATAATACGACTAATGACAACACATAAAACACTACGCTATCCCATTATTGCTCCATTCACTGTTTCGCACGTCCGATTTCCAGCTTCTTTGCTGGTTTCCGTTTTTCGCTTCCGATTACCATGAAATGCGCTTCAATACGTACCGAGTGGCATGTTGCCTCCGGAAGCTGACCTCCGCCACAGAACATCTGGCAACGGTTCTCCTCCGACTCGACATTGAAACACAACAGAGCTACCGGCAATGACCGTCTGGTCCTGTGGTCCACGTATTAGAAACGGTTTCACTGTAAAAATATTTACCACCATCAAGCGTGATCCAAACAGCCCGAATAGGGCCTCCGACACTGGAACTCCCAGCACTTACCGTGAACTCGCAGAAAGGCAACAGTGGATTCGCGCACACCTACTATATTCTTTGCCACACACTGATAACGACCGTCGTCTGATTGGCGAGCATCTTGTATGGCCAGATTGCCACCGTCCACGATCCGGATACTGAAAGTAGTAATTTATTCGACCGGTTACAATGCAATGCAGGGTTTAATTGATGAAAAACGAGATGTCGGAATGCGAAGGATTAACTTTTGCTGGTCTGAAAACTAAAGTTCACAGACCCGTTTGGCAGGACCGGAAGTGTTGATAAGTATCATTACCTTCATTATTCATACCAAAACGATCGCTAGCTGAAAGTTTGGCAACGCAAATAAAATGACCAAACTACCGAATGTTGTTACTAGTGGCaaagttaataaataatgtggaatgtatttggGGGAGGAAAAAGCAGTCCTACCCTTTACCATATGACTTACCGTTTCGAGTTGGTGAGATCTAAAGTTTGTCCATTTTTGCGCCAGAAAACGGTTGGTTCCGGTGAGCCCCTCGGTGGTCCGCATTCTAGCAGTACCGTTTCACCCTGTGCCACCCGAGTATTTTGTGGTTCCAGGCGAAACTCTTCTCGTAGTACTGAAATTAAACATCAAATGATGGAATATACAGGATTATTTCCGTAAACGCAAGAGCATCCGCCTCTAACTTTATGTTTAAATGTAGttgcaaaaaatattatttacttTTCTTCATACGGAATATCAAACGATCCAGAAAATCCCAAATTGTACTTTGGATTTACACTCGAGCAAATACTGATATGCACGTCGACTGGACGTGACGGATGACGTACTTTTTGGTTTGTTACCGAACGTACTTTTTGGTTTGTTACCCCATTGATGAAATACCTTTACTGGATAATTTAAGCCCTTTACTATTAGAATAAGTAGGAATAAGATGGAAGCAAAAGTTATAATCCACACCAAATACCCCATGCACTAATCTCACTCGATGATAAGGACCAGGTATTAAAAACAAGTTTCCAAACACGAAAGAACACCAAAGATGCCAGCTTGCGAGCTCATGCGCGATGGGACAACGAACAGCAACGAACTTTTACCGAAACCACGATGCGGGTTATTGGCGAATTCCGTATCAAGTAAATAATGTCACAAGCTACGTTCGCAATACCAAAACCTCCTCTAATGTATCTGTTTCGATTTGCGAACCAAGTCCTTTCCACTACACTCCAAGTAATGCTCGATACTGCATATATCTCCTAGCCCGGTTTGTACATAAGAACGAACGACACGTAAATACAAACGCACGTTGTGGGGTGTCGATTACATTTCACGGAACGTGACTTGCAAAACTTTACGCTACCGAATCTTATATTCGCTGTAATCCTATCGCAAAAAGTAATACCGAAGGACAGGAACTATGTCCATGCGGCCGACACGGTAATGGTAAGGTTAGCTAGAATCTGCGCGTGACGTTGTTTCCACTAAACTGCGTCCCCAGTTAAAAATTCGAACACAAGATTAATACGTGGCGAATTAGCAACGGTTTTTGGTTGAGCCGATAGGAGTGTTGcagaataaaatatgaaaccATAGATTCTATCCAGATCAGCATGATAGGTTGAGAGATGATACAGTCCCTCACTATCATGTCGGGACGCTTCTGGTGACGCTCTGTACAAGCTTGGCAGTCCAAGATGTGCGCTCAGCAACGAAAAATCAAGAGGGATAGCAGGATCAACGAAATCATTTGTCAAATATCGTAATCCTCTCGATGCAGTGAGAATGGATTGTTCAAATTGGATTAGCCAACCTCGAGGATGTTACCAAGCGGGAGAAAAAAGCTATTACACTAATAGATAGCTTAAAGGCAAAGCAAATGGGACAATGTTTATGGAAGTGTTTAAATGGAGTGTATGTAGGTATGAGCTGTATGACCAAATGTAAAGTCACAAATTAATTCTTATGTTCCGTAGCCAAGCACGATTATCCGGCATTCCTCGATATTAGTTAAAATCTGAACCATACAAAAGTCACAAATGAAGGTTTAACCTACTAAGGATAATTTAATATTGCATTGAGTTAAAACGGGTACACTTCCTATGTGGTAATTAGAAAACCATTGATGGTCCAAACACGTAGAAATCCTCTAGACATAGGTAGATATACATATTTTGTGTGtccttatttcaaattcaTTCCTAATACTTCCTgagaaaaaaatgatatttcgaatgaaataaatataaaactttttttttttgcattgtcTATTTGACGTAACGACCCATGAAGACGCGCACAGTACAACCGATCTATTCGTGCCTTCGAGTATTATTTAGTAAATACAATCCGTAGTCGAGTATTCAATCAAGTCCTTACTACGGAGAGATGGGTCCATAGGAGACTGGAACCCACGACGGACACGTTGTCAAATCGTGCCAGtggacgactgtaccacggtaGCGCCCCGTGGATGTAACTGAGATTGGTCTGTTTTAATGTGACATTGTAggtaaaaaaatccaaatattttaataaccttttgcatagttttattctttgcttttCATCGTTACGTTCTGCATCTCGGCACATAGTCTGAACATTGTGATTCAACGAACCAAAACCCGGTGTCAGCAGCGCAACGCTAAAAACACAAGCAAAATTGCATTCTTATGCTGACCAGCTTTTCTGGAAGGTTACCCGTTTATTTATGACACGGACTCAAATAAATATTCTTTCTCATTTTTATCCGTTGAAATCTTCCCACGACCATTATTTCTGCGCTCTCACTCTTGGATGCGCTTTCTTTTCCGCATTCTATCAAACGATACAAGATTGCTTTTGCAATACGAAAACTCTCATATGAAAATGTGCAGCTATTTCTGTGTTGTCATACTTTCCTGCAAGCCTGCTGTAAGTGCGCTATAGTGTAAGTTCACTGGCCATGAACGAAACGACCATATACATAATAAGCCATTAATATGCTAGTTTTGCAATTTACCCCCAAGTGactgcagaaaaaaaatatgttgtatACGTACAGTTTAAAATATATGAACAGCTGATGGCATATATCAACTACCTAGTACTATTAAGGTTTTATTTAAGGAAACGTATGTATCTCTTAAGAATGAGATGTCTGATGATactttcatcaactttccacATCTGATGTTCATACAACATCATGTCTCAGGGTATATTCCCTTTCTATATCTTCTATTCTTCTAAGTGTTGTATATGTAAATACACTACGCAAATGCGGTGTAAAGAGCATAAATAGAATCTATTGCCTAAGAGAAgtgcaaattaaatttcaacgagtgaaagtgaaatgtaGTAAAAATAGAAGCAATGATAAACGTCAAACTATAAGTATGTTGTCAATCAAGTTTGTTAAACCCACCTGTCTAAGGTTTCAATCAATGTCTTTCGCTTTAACGAGAGTTATGATTATTACTGAGCTGTTATTACCAGTGACAAAGATGTTAGTGTGTTCGTATCCGTAGGGTcattatgattttatttcaattatccAAGACAAAAGTAATGAGTAAAATCATATCATTTATCAACTTACATAAATcataaaagtaaataaaaaactgtaaaatttACTGTaaaatgttgtttattttggactcaaaacaatgaaatattcacTGGTTCCTGTATAAGAACAATTTTTACTACATACTTTCATATTAACCGTCAtgtgtacaaccgcctacccgggtaagtATCGCATCTTTATTCCAAAACTTTGGAATAAAAAATCGTATCAACttcatttgaaattttaaaaatgcttcagaaaagatgttttctaccgatctgcaaaaaataaaaaatatcaaaaacgtttaaatattttttttaattatttgagtTTATATATCCTTCAcatgtacaaccgcctacccgggttggccatacattttgtatggaagaatgatgtttttcgtggttaaaagcgtatattttttgaattacttgttggatttgaatgaaaattgtaaacaataatgttttataacatatcgctgtaaaattagaattttaaaacTCCCatctatatttttttcaatcaaaaatgtgcTGTAACTTCAACACCCCAACCGGCCTTGCCGCATGTTTTGAGAGGATGCTTATGTCGTGTTGTAGAAAACAACGAGGTCGGCGAAAAGTGACAAattgttgtttacaatttgtgtttattgatAAGCTGTTGACAGCCGAACCGAAACGTCGCCGATTTGCCGTTACCagagggagcaaaaaaaaaacatcgccgcGCGAATCGAAAACGGCCATCGCGCGAGCGCCATGAGATCAAGTCAGAAAGCGTAAGAAAGcgtacgtgaaattttttaacCGATCCGCCGCGAAATTTACTTGCTACGTTGTAAGATTTAGAGCAATAAAGTAGTGCAGTAAACTACGAGTTAAAAGATCACGTTTTAAGTTTGAGTTGAAGAAAGAACTTTGCTTCTAGAACAtgtccttttcttttcttacaaatgttgtattacagtgtaacaatattttgaaattaacGTTGAAACCATCTCTTTTAAAATGATACCAACCActacaagcaaacaaaatagaaTTGAAAGTTAatacacacattcatactttTGTCATAGTGTTACTGCCGAATAGGGATGGGTGTTTTGGAGCGCACCAATGGCTCCGATGTCGGCTCTGCACCCACGGCTCCAGAGCCCGATCCACATCAACAGCTCCGGAGCCGAATCCGCACCAACAGCTCCGAAGCCGGCTCCGTACCAACAGCCCCGGAGCTGGCGACGAATCAATGGACCAACGGGTCTGGACTAACGTTTCAATAGAGCCTAATATTGTATGATAACCTAAAAAACTAATCTATCTTCTCGCAAGTGTACCCGATGTACCCAAAGCTAATACCCGATGAGATTGTGTGATTGTTGCACAATGTTCacttatcgatttttttatagaatcctttcaacattatttactCAGCTAATTATGGATCTTCCCGATTGAAACTTtattgaaaatgatttttttgggGTAATCTgtaacggctccggagccgtgagtgcggagtcgttggtgcggagccggttCCGGAGCAGCTGGAGTGGAGTCAGCTTCGGAGCCATGGGTGCGGAGCGGGCTCCGTTGGGTTGGAGTGGAGGAGGTTCCGAAGTTgtctggagccggtcggagccggttTTCAATAAAACATGATGAGCATATTTTATAGATCgtgaaaatatatttttatataacaagcaaaacaattgaaaaatgtatataacttttgaaagaaacgtaAGTAAAGCTTAGAAAAAGACTAATCATCCACTTAAAACATGCGGACTGGCCAGTTATGGTGGTGGAGttagaacatatttttgattgaaaaaaatcgtgataggattttttaaattttaatttcactacgatatgttataaaacattattgtgaacctttaagacagttttcattcaaatcttattagaaattcaaaagatatactcTTTTAATCACGAAAAACATCAttgttccatacaaaatgtatggcctacccgggtaggcggttgtgcGATTACGTAAAGTTATTTAGCCGTACACAAGACGGTTAATAGAAAGGCCATAACACCATATATACTTAGTTTATATAACTGTTAAGTACAGCACAGTTTCGTGATTTGTAGAAAATCCTtaagagatagataaaaacagttAATGTATGGGTTGTGCAGAATACTATTTTAcatcttttaatttttttttatttttcaaaaacattttacacgacttattacgaaaaaaagccggtctcatggtacagtcgtcaactcacacgacttaacaacatgcccgtcatggattcaagccccaaatagaccgtgccgctatacgtaggactgtctatcctgctatgggggtgATCcaaaaaagtcactgaaagtcaaccccacaagtggttatataaataaatataaatataaataaaaaagaagaagaagaatattctAGAAAGGTTTtgcagaaaaatatttttgaacgatttttaaaaattgttttttataacTTGTTTGAAGGTTTTCGTAGTTTTGTACGAATAATTtccaaatttatttttttacataccaaaaataaaaataaatctttgCATATAgtgattgttttgaaaatactattcaaaatatgtaaacaaattgttttgttagtttttagaATGGCCATGAACGTTATCTATTTAATGAATAATGGC of Anopheles merus strain MAF unplaced genomic scaffold, AmerM5.1 LNR4000377, whole genome shotgun sequence contains these proteins:
- the LOC121602257 gene encoding roundabout homolog 2-like yields the protein MTFVTKDGVHHFVAWYLLAWSAISSTVLALEYPKITEHPLDVIVPRHEPATLNCKAEGIPTPTITWFKDGEPIKAEPGSHKILLPAGGLFFLKVVHSRRETDAGVYWCEAMNELGVARSHNATLQVSVLREEFRLEPQNTRVAQGETVLLECGPPRGSPEPTVFWRKNGQTLDLTNSKRIRIVDGGNLAIQDARQSDDGRYQCVAKNIVGVRESTVAFLRVHVKPFLIRGPQDQTVIAGSSVVFQCRVGGEPLPDVLWRRSASGGNMPLERVRVLEDRSLRIDDIAIEDMGEYSCEADNAVGSITASGTLVVHSPPSFLVRPKNVLIEPTSEALFECQATGHPHPTLFWSVEGNRTLLLPGSRMDNLEVTQNADGTSVLSIAQVGRMDNGKVIVCSAVNSVGSVSTRVVLSVNLQDDRPPPLILQGPCNQTLPIKSVAILPCKASGIPPPVISWYKDGIPVLASEKINITESGTLTIADLSKIDDSGLYTCVASSKSGKTTWSALLRIDVPTNPNIKFYRAPEISTYPGPPGKAQVTDITESSVTVAWVRSSQIGASSLIGYTVELFGRNQTEGWLQVANRIQDNTYTQTGLSAGVTYYFVVRAENSHGLSLPSPLSEPILLGSSDNFGMGIDMSEARASLLSGDVVELVNATAIDSTSMKLVWEIINGKYVEGFYIYSRNLNTNRSVSIQSYKMMTVLNAGASSCSVSGLEQYTEYEFFIVPFYKSVEGKPSNYQIARTLEDAPSAPPFGMEALLLNSSAVYLKWKPPTASAQNGILRTYNIIVRGVDLRTNYSKVLSNVTIEATSSTLLLANLTEGVTYTVSVAAATSAGMGPFSNPATLRLDPITKQLDQTSHRYPINHNNMDDILTQPWFIAVLGCILVLMMLSFGAMVFVKRKHMMMKQSALTSLRAHAAGGVVKIPRNDSLWMDPSSMVWGHQSTGRGKDHIQDYAPVGTSSMLPLEQQHTMLHHNRTRYVEYTDYPSDYAEVSSFNPPTSDGMNHLSAQLNGSRAPSEYSSGGTRSPAPYATTTLIGNVRFITAPGSVTGNDSHLHHLLPSAAAASQMYYNGDTYSGGSMTRTSSDHESTGYVRNACSESYLNPNEKINITENKLASHTMSMLAASNASAGGGYHHLVPSQNGSSNGQSSAASSACSASSGSSNSSNGNDGVRINDSTPPMSNKTQGTRVPRNGSSSNRFKLSRTPFVSSLRTALKQESTSGEHANQPALHQEQRKKMSSLNNLVQKQQLYIKVGETGVPGCTNSWNPSTVSAMAMANLYQNTSVTMPSGASNGDPNVVIYLPTGNRSVISYHAGSDFGNDV